From one Pyxidicoccus sp. MSG2 genomic stretch:
- a CDS encoding efflux RND transporter permease subunit, which yields MIRAIIRFSAENKYLVIAATVVALIGAWWTMRNMPLDALPDLSDTQVIVYGRWDRSPDIIEDQVTYPITTALLGAPKVKAVRGFSDFGFSYVYVIFEDGTDMYWARTRVLEYLSKITAQLPQDVKVELGPDATSVGWVFQYALVDKSGKHRLDELRSYQDWFLRYQIQSVPGVSEVATVGGQVRQYQVTVNPNTLASYGLSLDAVVRAVRQGNNDVGGRLVEVAGREYMVRGRGYVKNVEDIEKLVLKAQGGTTVTIKDVASVTLGPELRRGVADLDGEGDVVGGIVVMRQGENALNVIKRVKAKLEELKPSLPEGVEVVTTYDRSDLIERAIDTVSHKMVEEIIIVSLIILLFLWHAPSALVPIVTIPVSVALAFIPMYAMGLNANLMSLAGIAISIGVLVDGAIVEVENAYNKIHHWIKDGKKGDFHQVRLEALMEVGPGVFFSLLVIAVAFMPIFTLVDQEGRLFRPLAYSKNLAMAIAALLAITLDPAMRMLFARVEPFRFRPRFLASVATTALVGKYYSEERHPISRLMHRLYEGPCRFVVRHAKATIAVSVLLVATTIPVYLHLGSEFMPPLNEGTILYMPSAVEPGMSVAEAQRVLQVQDKLLMRFPEVERVFGKAGRANTSTDPAPFTMMETTVLLRPESQWREVPRWYSNWAPEWLKSVLRPFWRDHITQAQLESEMNAALQLPGISNAWTMPIKGRLDMLSTGIRTPVGIKIMGADLATVERIARETEAAVAKVEGTRSAFAERVAGGYFLDFVLNRDELARYGLSVDDANMMVMTAVGGDNQSTTVEGRERYGINVRYARDYREDLQALKRVLLPLPGGQGQIPMEAIADVVLEHGPSMIRNENGMLTGYVYVDFDTSKYDVGGFVERAKEAVAAGVKVPAGYSMTWSGQYENMLRVRERLQLVIPLTLVLIFGLLYMNTKSAFKAGLVMLAVPFSAIGAVWLLWALDYNISIAVWVGMIALMGLDAETGAFMLLFLDLSHDEAKKRGMLRTEGDLVEAIIHGAVKRVRPKAMTVMAAMLGLLPIMWSTGTGADVMKRIAAPMVGGLVTSFLLELLVYPAVYFLWKRREVVPGPATPEAEVAGAAALPA from the coding sequence CCATGCGGAACATGCCGCTGGACGCGCTGCCGGACCTGTCCGACACCCAGGTCATCGTCTACGGGCGGTGGGACCGCAGCCCCGACATCATCGAGGACCAGGTCACCTACCCCATCACCACTGCACTGCTTGGCGCTCCGAAGGTCAAGGCGGTGCGCGGCTTCAGCGACTTCGGCTTCAGCTACGTGTACGTCATCTTCGAGGATGGCACGGACATGTACTGGGCCCGCACGCGGGTGCTCGAGTACCTGTCGAAGATAACGGCCCAGCTCCCGCAGGACGTGAAGGTGGAGCTGGGCCCGGACGCCACCAGCGTGGGCTGGGTGTTCCAGTACGCGCTGGTGGACAAGAGCGGCAAGCACCGGCTTGACGAGCTGCGCTCCTACCAGGACTGGTTCCTGCGGTATCAGATTCAAAGCGTGCCCGGCGTCTCCGAGGTGGCCACCGTGGGCGGACAGGTGCGCCAGTACCAGGTGACCGTCAATCCCAACACCCTCGCCAGCTATGGGCTGTCGCTGGACGCTGTGGTGCGCGCGGTGCGCCAGGGCAACAACGACGTGGGTGGACGGCTCGTGGAGGTGGCCGGGCGCGAGTACATGGTCCGTGGCCGAGGCTACGTGAAGAACGTGGAGGACATCGAGAAGCTCGTCCTCAAGGCTCAGGGTGGGACGACTGTCACCATCAAGGACGTGGCCAGCGTGACGCTGGGCCCCGAACTGCGCCGCGGCGTGGCCGACCTGGACGGTGAGGGAGACGTCGTGGGCGGCATCGTGGTGATGCGACAGGGGGAGAACGCCCTCAACGTCATCAAGCGCGTCAAGGCGAAGCTGGAGGAGCTCAAGCCGTCGCTGCCCGAAGGCGTGGAGGTCGTCACCACCTATGACCGCTCGGACCTCATCGAGCGCGCCATCGATACGGTGTCACACAAGATGGTGGAAGAAATCATCATCGTCTCCCTCATCATCCTCCTCTTCCTGTGGCACGCGCCCTCCGCCCTCGTGCCCATCGTCACGATTCCCGTGTCGGTGGCGCTGGCCTTCATCCCCATGTACGCGATGGGGCTGAACGCCAACCTCATGTCGCTGGCCGGCATCGCCATCTCCATCGGCGTGCTCGTGGACGGCGCCATCGTCGAGGTGGAGAACGCGTACAACAAAATCCACCACTGGATTAAGGACGGGAAGAAAGGCGACTTCCACCAGGTGCGCCTGGAAGCGCTGATGGAGGTGGGGCCGGGCGTCTTCTTCAGCCTGCTCGTCATCGCCGTGGCCTTCATGCCCATCTTCACGCTGGTGGACCAGGAGGGCCGCCTCTTCCGCCCGCTGGCGTACTCGAAGAACCTGGCCATGGCCATCGCCGCGCTGCTGGCCATCACCCTGGACCCCGCGATGCGGATGCTCTTCGCGCGAGTGGAGCCCTTCCGCTTCCGCCCGAGATTCCTGGCGTCGGTGGCGACCACGGCCCTGGTGGGCAAGTACTACTCGGAGGAGCGGCACCCCATCAGCCGGCTGATGCACCGGCTCTACGAAGGCCCCTGCCGCTTCGTCGTGCGCCACGCCAAGGCCACCATCGCCGTGAGCGTGCTGCTGGTCGCCACCACCATCCCCGTGTACCTGCACCTGGGTAGCGAGTTCATGCCACCGCTCAACGAGGGCACCATCCTCTACATGCCCTCGGCGGTGGAGCCCGGCATGTCCGTCGCCGAGGCGCAGCGCGTGCTGCAAGTGCAGGACAAGCTGCTCATGCGATTCCCAGAGGTGGAGCGCGTCTTCGGCAAGGCCGGCCGCGCCAACACCTCCACCGACCCCGCCCCCTTCACCATGATGGAGACGACGGTGCTGCTGCGCCCCGAGTCCCAGTGGCGTGAGGTGCCGCGCTGGTACAGCAACTGGGCTCCCGAATGGCTGAAGAGCGTCCTGCGCCCCTTCTGGCGTGACCACATCACCCAGGCGCAGCTGGAGTCGGAGATGAACGCCGCGCTCCAACTGCCGGGCATCTCCAACGCGTGGACCATGCCCATCAAGGGCCGCCTGGACATGCTGTCCACCGGCATCCGCACGCCCGTGGGCATCAAGATCATGGGCGCGGACCTCGCCACCGTGGAGCGCATCGCTCGCGAGACGGAGGCCGCGGTGGCGAAGGTGGAGGGCACCCGAAGCGCGTTCGCTGAGCGCGTGGCGGGCGGCTACTTCCTGGACTTCGTCCTCAATCGTGACGAGCTCGCCCGCTACGGCCTGAGCGTGGACGACGCGAACATGATGGTGATGACCGCGGTGGGCGGCGACAACCAGTCCACCACTGTGGAGGGGCGTGAGCGCTACGGCATCAACGTGCGCTACGCGCGGGACTACCGCGAGGACCTCCAGGCGCTCAAGCGCGTGCTGCTGCCCCTTCCCGGCGGCCAGGGCCAGATTCCCATGGAGGCCATCGCGGACGTGGTGCTCGAGCACGGCCCCTCGATGATTCGCAACGAGAACGGCATGCTCACCGGCTACGTCTACGTGGACTTCGACACCTCGAAGTACGACGTGGGCGGCTTCGTGGAACGCGCCAAGGAGGCGGTGGCCGCGGGCGTGAAGGTGCCCGCCGGCTATTCCATGACGTGGAGCGGGCAGTACGAGAACATGCTGCGCGTCCGGGAGCGGCTCCAGCTCGTCATCCCGCTCACGCTCGTGCTCATCTTCGGGCTGCTGTACATGAACACGAAGTCGGCCTTCAAGGCGGGCCTCGTCATGCTGGCGGTGCCCTTCTCCGCCATCGGCGCGGTGTGGCTGCTGTGGGCGCTCGACTACAACATCTCCATCGCGGTGTGGGTGGGCATGATTGCGCTGATGGGCCTGGACGCGGAGACGGGCGCCTTCATGCTGCTCTTCCTGGACCTCTCCCACGACGAGGCGAAGAAGCGCGGGATGCTTCGCACCGAAGGTGACCTGGTGGAGGCCATCATCCACGGGGCCGTGAAGCGGGTGCGGCCCAAGGCGATGACGGTCATGGCGGCGATGCTGGGCCTGCTCCCCATCATGTGGTCCACCGGAACGGGCGCGGACGTGATGAAGCGCATCGCGGCTCCCATGGTGGGCGGCCTCGTCACCAGCTTCCTGCTGGAGCTGCTCGTCTACCCGGCGGTCTACTTCCTCTGGAAGCGCCGCGAGGTGGTGCCGGGGCCGGCAACCCCCGAGGCCGAAGTCGCTGGCGCCGCCGCCCTCCCCGCCTGA
- a CDS encoding multicopper oxidase family protein, whose product MHRNPWFIGAALAALVAVLAALGLGQKGDAVTAARQPRAAPPYPEDVPSTGHVREFELVAAPTALPLLDGRSLEVWAYNGQVPGPTLRATQGDTVRVRFTNKLPQPTTIHWHGIRLPNGMDGVPGVTQPPIPPGGTFVYEFKLKDAGTFWFHPHLRGSEQVERGLFGVLIVEDREPGPFTRELVWVLDDWLLDASGQVDARFNTRSQLAHDGRWGQVSTVNGVAQPEVPLRPGERVRLRLVNVANGRVFAPSFDGLDAAVIAVDALATDRPLPASRLELAPGNRVDLDFTVPEALSEQRLEVVDRFTRRPFLLATLAVSGAAVRPPAVTAAASMPAPDLSSARARPPSETFRLNARRGGPFGIEWTINGEAFQHEGEHASAHHRVYRLPAHQWAKLRFVNESYRLHPMHVHGQFFRVVARDGTPVDEGHWRDTVLIGPRETVDVAMFPQDEGAWMLHCHIQEHAESGMMTLVDVRADGSP is encoded by the coding sequence ATGCATCGCAATCCCTGGTTCATCGGGGCGGCTCTCGCTGCCCTCGTCGCCGTGCTGGCGGCACTCGGCCTCGGCCAGAAGGGCGATGCCGTGACGGCGGCCCGGCAGCCGCGCGCCGCACCGCCCTACCCGGAGGACGTCCCCTCCACAGGCCACGTGCGCGAGTTCGAGCTCGTCGCGGCCCCGACCGCCCTACCGCTCCTGGATGGGAGGAGTCTGGAGGTCTGGGCGTACAACGGCCAGGTGCCCGGCCCCACCCTCCGCGCCACCCAGGGGGACACGGTCCGAGTGCGCTTCACCAACAAGCTGCCGCAGCCCACGACCATTCACTGGCACGGCATCCGGCTTCCGAATGGAATGGACGGCGTGCCCGGAGTGACACAGCCTCCCATCCCGCCCGGGGGCACCTTCGTCTACGAATTCAAACTGAAGGATGCAGGGACGTTCTGGTTCCACCCGCACCTGCGCGGGAGCGAGCAGGTGGAGCGCGGGCTGTTCGGCGTCCTCATCGTGGAGGACCGGGAGCCCGGCCCCTTCACACGCGAGCTCGTCTGGGTGCTCGACGACTGGCTCCTCGACGCGAGTGGCCAGGTGGATGCCCGGTTCAACACGCGCAGCCAGCTCGCGCACGACGGCCGCTGGGGGCAGGTCTCCACGGTGAATGGGGTTGCCCAGCCAGAAGTCCCGCTGCGGCCCGGCGAGCGGGTGCGCCTGCGCCTGGTCAACGTCGCGAACGGGCGCGTCTTCGCGCCTTCCTTCGACGGGCTCGACGCAGCTGTCATTGCAGTCGACGCGTTGGCAACCGACCGGCCGCTGCCTGCTTCCCGCCTGGAGCTCGCTCCAGGCAACCGCGTCGACCTGGACTTCACCGTCCCCGAGGCGCTGAGCGAGCAGCGTCTGGAGGTGGTGGACCGCTTCACACGCAGGCCGTTCCTCCTCGCCACGCTGGCGGTGTCCGGAGCGGCGGTACGACCGCCCGCGGTGACAGCAGCTGCCTCAATGCCGGCCCCAGACCTCTCCTCGGCGCGCGCCCGGCCACCCTCGGAGACCTTCCGGCTGAATGCCAGGCGGGGAGGCCCCTTCGGCATCGAGTGGACCATCAATGGCGAGGCCTTCCAGCACGAGGGGGAGCATGCCTCCGCGCACCACCGGGTCTACCGACTCCCCGCGCACCAGTGGGCCAAGCTGCGCTTCGTCAACGAGTCGTACCGCCTGCACCCCATGCACGTGCATGGCCAGTTCTTCCGCGTGGTGGCGCGCGACGGTACACCGGTGGACGAGGGGCACTGGCGCGACACCGTGCTCATCGGTCCTAGGGAGACGGTGGACGTGGCGATGTTCCCGCAGGACGAGGGGGCCTGGATGCTCCACTGCCACATCCAGGAGCACGCCGAGTCGGGGATGATGACGCTGGTGGATGTGCGCGCAGACGGCTCCCCATGA
- a CDS encoding sensor histidine kinase: protein MSGTARRLLYAFSLLVLAFGAAAYAALEGMAEIHEALHSVRRQETAVRTTLSLASAVRDLYAHLAHTLILGNASHLPLYDGAHRRALALLEEVQGQANTPEERAQVDTMRRTTAELDLLFREALLPAVVREDRATAVREHSRALELVGVIQESADTLASHYERAIGSFEEHASTVQHASFQWTVAILAAAALLAAGVGLYIGRSVARPVSLLEAGAARIAAGDLTTRIALERPDEFGRLAQQFNRMTAALREHQERLVQSERLAGIGRLAAGVAHEINNPLGVILGYVRLLQRKAKGAVADDLRIIEEETLRCRDIVEGLLDLSRPLQVPGETLELRELVEEVVARLRESAQVSDVSLTVEGEARVAGHPQRLRQVVTNLVKNAVEAAGPSGQVTVTIHAREGEVALSVRDTGPGLAPEANERLFEPFFTTKPQGTGLGLAVSQAIAQAHGGRIQPRNLPGRGAEFTLHLPRSTP, encoded by the coding sequence GTGTCTGGAACCGCTCGCAGGCTCCTATACGCCTTCTCGCTCCTCGTCCTGGCCTTCGGCGCGGCGGCCTACGCCGCGCTCGAGGGCATGGCGGAGATCCACGAGGCCCTGCACAGCGTGAGGCGGCAGGAAACCGCCGTGCGCACCACTCTGTCGCTGGCGTCGGCGGTGAGGGACCTCTACGCGCACCTGGCCCATACCCTCATCCTCGGCAACGCCAGCCACCTGCCGCTCTACGACGGCGCCCACCGCCGCGCACTGGCGCTCCTCGAGGAGGTCCAGGGCCAGGCGAACACCCCCGAGGAGCGAGCCCAGGTGGACACGATGCGCCGCACCACGGCGGAGCTGGACCTGCTCTTCCGAGAGGCACTCCTACCGGCCGTGGTGCGAGAGGACCGCGCCACGGCGGTCCGTGAGCACTCCCGAGCACTGGAGCTGGTCGGCGTCATCCAGGAGAGCGCGGACACCCTGGCTTCGCACTACGAGCGCGCCATTGGGAGTTTCGAGGAGCACGCGAGCACGGTTCAGCACGCCAGCTTCCAGTGGACCGTCGCAATCCTGGCAGCCGCGGCCCTCCTGGCGGCAGGCGTGGGCCTCTACATTGGCCGTTCAGTGGCCCGCCCGGTCTCCCTGCTGGAGGCCGGCGCGGCCCGTATCGCCGCGGGCGACCTCACCACCCGCATCGCGTTGGAGCGCCCGGACGAGTTCGGAAGGCTGGCGCAGCAGTTCAACCGGATGACCGCCGCGCTCCGTGAGCACCAGGAGCGCCTGGTGCAGAGCGAGCGGCTGGCGGGCATCGGCCGCCTGGCAGCGGGGGTGGCGCATGAAATCAACAATCCCCTGGGTGTCATCCTCGGCTACGTGCGCCTGCTTCAGCGCAAGGCGAAAGGCGCGGTGGCGGACGACCTGCGCATCATCGAAGAGGAGACGCTGCGCTGCCGTGACATCGTGGAGGGGCTGCTCGACCTGTCACGGCCGCTCCAGGTTCCCGGGGAGACGCTGGAGCTGCGAGAGCTGGTGGAGGAAGTCGTCGCTCGGCTGAGGGAGTCCGCCCAGGTCTCCGACGTCTCGCTGACGGTGGAAGGCGAAGCCCGGGTGGCCGGGCACCCGCAGCGGCTTCGCCAGGTGGTCACCAACCTGGTGAAGAACGCCGTGGAGGCCGCGGGGCCTTCGGGACAGGTGACGGTGACCATCCACGCGCGCGAAGGTGAGGTGGCGCTGTCGGTCCGCGACACCGGACCGGGCCTTGCTCCCGAAGCGAATGAGCGGCTCTTCGAGCCCTTCTTCACCACCAAACCCCAAGGCACCGGGCTGGGGCTGGCCGTGTCGCAGGCCATCGCCCAGGCCCATGGAGGCCGCATCCAGCCACGCAATCTTCCCGGACGTGGCGCGGAGTTCACCCTGCATCTCCCCCGGAGTACGCCGTGA
- a CDS encoding sigma-54-dependent transcriptional regulator produces the protein MTDRPSVLVVDDKENMRHLFTRILGDAYQVRTAEDGGRALALIQTQQFDLVVTDIRMPGADGFEVLKAVKQHSPDTEVILMTAYASVPKAVEAIKEGAYDYLPKPFDPDEASLVVARALERKRLKEQAATLRRELEGIYGFQNIIGRSPPMRALYGLLERAAGLDITVLITGETGTGKELVARAIHHHGPRKDRPFVAVNCGALPSELIESELFGHARGAFTGAVETKPGLFEAASGGTIFLDEIGELPLAVQVKLNRTLQDKEVRRVGDSVARRIDSRVITATHRDLKAEAAAGRFREDLYYRLNVFPVHLPPLRERREDIPLLAMHFVQKASKTYHQPVDGLEPDALRALTGYSWPGNVRQLENAIERAVAIATGPRVGQDDLPPEIAGGQQGALPADQLVKMPFREAVDLARDRASRDYLVALLREFGGNVTRAAERAGMERESLHRLLKRYGLRSDDFKEPV, from the coding sequence GTGACGGACAGACCGAGCGTTCTCGTCGTCGATGACAAGGAGAACATGCGCCACCTCTTCACCCGGATTCTGGGTGACGCCTACCAGGTGAGGACGGCTGAAGACGGAGGCCGTGCGCTCGCGCTCATCCAGACCCAGCAATTCGACCTCGTGGTGACGGACATCCGCATGCCGGGGGCAGACGGCTTCGAGGTGCTCAAGGCCGTCAAGCAGCACTCGCCGGACACCGAGGTCATCCTGATGACGGCGTACGCCTCCGTCCCCAAGGCGGTGGAGGCCATCAAGGAGGGGGCCTACGACTACCTGCCCAAGCCCTTCGACCCGGACGAGGCGTCCCTGGTGGTGGCTCGCGCGCTCGAGCGCAAGCGACTCAAGGAGCAGGCGGCCACACTGCGACGCGAGCTGGAGGGCATCTACGGCTTCCAGAACATCATCGGCAGGAGCCCTCCGATGCGCGCGCTCTATGGCTTGCTGGAGCGCGCCGCCGGGCTGGACATCACCGTGCTCATCACCGGAGAGACGGGAACGGGCAAGGAGCTGGTGGCCCGAGCCATCCACCACCACGGCCCGCGGAAGGACCGGCCCTTCGTCGCGGTCAACTGCGGCGCGCTGCCCTCGGAGCTCATCGAGAGCGAGCTGTTCGGTCACGCCCGGGGGGCCTTCACCGGCGCGGTGGAGACCAAGCCCGGCCTCTTCGAGGCGGCCTCGGGGGGAACCATCTTCCTGGACGAGATTGGAGAGCTGCCCCTGGCCGTCCAGGTGAAGCTCAACCGCACGCTCCAGGACAAGGAGGTGCGCCGCGTGGGGGACTCGGTGGCGCGCCGCATCGACTCACGCGTCATCACCGCCACCCACCGCGACCTCAAGGCCGAGGCGGCCGCGGGCCGCTTCCGCGAGGACCTCTACTACCGGCTCAATGTCTTCCCGGTACATCTGCCGCCCCTGCGCGAGCGGCGCGAGGACATCCCTCTGCTGGCGATGCACTTCGTGCAGAAGGCGTCGAAGACCTACCACCAGCCGGTGGACGGCTTGGAGCCGGACGCGCTGCGTGCCCTCACTGGGTACAGCTGGCCCGGCAACGTGCGTCAGCTGGAGAATGCCATTGAACGCGCGGTAGCCATCGCCACGGGCCCCCGCGTGGGCCAGGACGACCTTCCCCCGGAAATCGCGGGAGGACAGCAGGGGGCCCTGCCCGCTGACCAGCTGGTGAAGATGCCCTTCCGTGAGGCGGTGGACCTGGCGAGAGACCGCGCGTCGCGCGACTACCTCGTCGCGCTGCTGCGGGAGTTCGGAGGCAACGTGACGCGGGCCGCGGAGCGGGCGGGCATGGAGCGAGAAAGCCTCCATCGGCTCCTCAAGCGATACGGACTGCGGTCCGATGACTTCAAGGAACCGGTCTGA
- a CDS encoding YncE family protein, with protein MELLKRNLWAVSSLAVLTLGGCSDGDSNTFPTIDEDAVFVVNGGSASLSIIDAERMEVASTLQLKDMEFPHHVNLSPDRNALVVAVPGMDLSGGHGGGSGGHSMPGKLLLLDAKTGETRAARELEAVAHNGVFSPDGTEVWTALREMPGKVVVLDSRTLEPKQTVSVEDMPAEVTFAWDGRYAFVANGDSDSVTIIDAATKAVVKTVPVGTTPVGAWPGNDGLMYVDNEDGKSLTAINSGTLEVARTYSLGFTPAMAATAPNGDLWVTDTDNGKLIFFAAGTTTRQGELATGTGAHGITFSSDGATAFVTNQTAGTLSVVDVATRTIRKTLTVGTKPNGLVFRKN; from the coding sequence ATGGAGCTTCTCAAACGGAACCTGTGGGCAGTCTCATCTCTGGCTGTACTGACGCTGGGCGGCTGCAGCGACGGTGATTCGAACACCTTCCCCACCATCGACGAGGACGCGGTTTTCGTCGTGAATGGTGGCAGCGCGTCCCTCAGCATCATCGACGCGGAGCGGATGGAAGTCGCGAGCACCCTTCAGTTGAAGGACATGGAGTTTCCACACCACGTCAACCTGAGCCCGGACCGAAACGCGCTCGTGGTGGCCGTCCCAGGTATGGACCTGAGTGGAGGCCATGGCGGCGGAAGCGGCGGCCACAGCATGCCGGGCAAGCTCCTGCTCCTGGACGCGAAGACGGGCGAGACCCGAGCCGCGAGGGAGCTCGAGGCGGTGGCCCACAACGGCGTCTTCTCACCGGACGGCACCGAGGTGTGGACGGCCCTGAGGGAGATGCCGGGCAAGGTGGTCGTGCTCGACAGCCGGACGCTGGAGCCCAAGCAGACTGTTTCCGTCGAAGACATGCCCGCGGAGGTGACGTTCGCATGGGATGGCCGGTACGCCTTCGTCGCCAACGGTGACTCCGACAGCGTCACCATCATCGATGCTGCGACCAAGGCGGTGGTGAAAACGGTGCCTGTCGGTACCACCCCCGTGGGCGCCTGGCCGGGGAACGACGGCCTCATGTACGTGGACAACGAGGACGGGAAGAGCCTCACCGCCATCAACTCCGGGACGCTCGAGGTCGCACGCACCTACTCGCTGGGCTTCACACCGGCCATGGCCGCCACGGCTCCCAACGGCGACCTCTGGGTGACGGATACCGACAACGGCAAGCTCATCTTCTTCGCCGCGGGAACCACGACTCGGCAGGGGGAGCTCGCCACGGGTACCGGTGCCCATGGCATCACCTTCTCCTCCGACGGTGCCACCGCCTTCGTCACCAACCAGACCGCGGGTACGCTCAGCGTTGTGGACGTCGCCACGCGCACCATCCGAAAGACGCTCACGGTGGGCACCAAGCCCAACGGCCTCGTCTTCCGCAAGAACTGA
- a CDS encoding DUF305 domain-containing protein, producing MDHDVAPEQLVVDGNYSDERFIDMMAAHHQMATEMAMVEEQRGTRQELRAQATKMIQDQRQEIEELKALKQAHFGSSDVPTMMSESEMQNSGMLMPDEFARQPDVDKAFIDSMMPHHSGAIQMATAALQRSSIAEIRALSRRIIDAQAEEVGQLIAWRRAWYGSQP from the coding sequence ATGGACCATGACGTCGCGCCCGAGCAGCTCGTCGTGGACGGCAACTACTCCGACGAGCGGTTCATCGACATGATGGCCGCGCACCACCAGATGGCCACCGAGATGGCCATGGTCGAGGAGCAGCGCGGGACGCGCCAGGAGCTCCGGGCACAGGCGACGAAGATGATTCAGGACCAGCGTCAGGAAATAGAGGAGCTGAAGGCCCTCAAGCAGGCCCACTTCGGCTCCTCGGACGTGCCGACCATGATGAGCGAGTCCGAGATGCAGAACAGCGGCATGCTGATGCCCGACGAGTTCGCGCGGCAGCCTGACGTCGACAAGGCGTTCATCGACTCGATGATGCCGCACCACTCGGGCGCCATTCAGATGGCGACGGCGGCGCTCCAGCGCAGCAGCATCGCGGAAATCCGCGCCCTTTCCCGGAGAATCATCGACGCGCAGGCGGAGGAGGTCGGCCAGCTGATTGCGTGGCGCAGGGCCTGGTACGGTAGCCAGCCATAG
- a CDS encoding type II restriction endonuclease, whose protein sequence is MSEPLRSLISRWREDPAGTYRSWFLWEERLKNFRSIRRGLATVVEEMEEGTFGNVYKGSSLETVVGSVSEQRQIFKGADHAFLWKPKLRIPDIYESPENQRAFGRFLSACACCGDGEELVAAIRALDERKIKGLGPAAANLLYFLHPTLMPPFNTAIVNGYNALTGAKVKLGKWEEYLAMREGILRLNAAHRELLSNDLGAVGGLLFDIGSGRYAPPPREDDAEARADWEADLARVRTEAGSARKAREAAEAEDLTHTQVQGWLRDLGVALGYEVWVAANDRSRRCGAGLLGDGCLTELPPAVATAPGGEAVRLIDVIWLEKGRAEVAAAFEVEHTTSIYSGIVRLLDLALGAPGSATRGLFLVAPDRREEDVRQQLARPAFRRVADLDVRYLPYGELERHREAMGRFGQGLKAVEAVARRLQP, encoded by the coding sequence ATGTCCGAACCGCTCCGTTCTCTCATCTCCCGGTGGCGTGAAGACCCGGCCGGGACCTACCGCTCCTGGTTCCTCTGGGAGGAGCGCCTGAAGAACTTCCGCTCCATCCGCCGCGGCCTGGCCACGGTGGTGGAGGAGATGGAGGAGGGCACCTTCGGCAACGTGTACAAGGGCTCGTCCTTGGAGACGGTGGTGGGCTCGGTGTCCGAGCAGCGGCAGATTTTCAAGGGAGCGGACCACGCCTTCCTGTGGAAGCCCAAGCTGCGCATCCCGGACATCTACGAGTCCCCGGAGAACCAGCGCGCCTTCGGCCGCTTCCTGTCCGCGTGTGCCTGCTGTGGTGACGGAGAGGAGCTCGTGGCGGCCATCCGCGCCCTCGATGAGCGGAAAATCAAGGGGCTCGGGCCCGCCGCGGCGAACCTGCTCTACTTCCTGCACCCCACGTTGATGCCGCCCTTCAACACGGCCATCGTGAACGGCTACAACGCGCTCACTGGCGCCAAGGTGAAGCTGGGCAAGTGGGAGGAGTACCTCGCCATGCGCGAGGGCATCCTCCGGCTCAATGCGGCGCACCGCGAGCTACTCTCCAACGACCTGGGCGCCGTCGGCGGGCTGCTCTTCGACATCGGCAGTGGCCGGTATGCGCCCCCTCCGAGGGAGGACGATGCCGAGGCGCGAGCTGACTGGGAGGCGGACCTCGCCCGGGTGCGTACGGAAGCGGGGAGCGCGCGCAAGGCCCGCGAGGCCGCCGAGGCCGAGGACCTCACCCACACCCAGGTCCAGGGCTGGCTGCGCGACCTGGGCGTGGCGCTCGGCTACGAGGTGTGGGTGGCCGCCAATGACCGCAGCCGGCGCTGTGGCGCGGGCCTGCTCGGGGACGGGTGCCTCACCGAACTGCCGCCGGCCGTGGCCACGGCTCCAGGTGGCGAAGCGGTCCGCCTCATCGACGTGATCTGGCTGGAGAAGGGGCGCGCCGAGGTGGCCGCGGCGTTCGAGGTGGAGCACACGACGTCCATCTACTCCGGCATCGTGCGCCTGCTGGACCTGGCCCTGGGCGCCCCCGGCTCCGCCACGCGGGGGCTCTTCCTCGTGGCGCCGGACCGGCGCGAGGAGGACGTCCGGCAGCAGCTCGCGCGCCCCGCGTTCCGCCGCGTCGCGGACCTCGACGTGCGCTATCTCCCGTACGGTGAGCTGGAGCGCCACCGGGAGGCGATGGGCCGCTTCGGACAGGGACTCAAGGCCGTGGAGGCGGTGGCTCGCCGCCTCCAGCCGTGA